In Mercurialis annua linkage group LG5, ddMerAnnu1.2, whole genome shotgun sequence, a single genomic region encodes these proteins:
- the LOC126679863 gene encoding VQ motif-containing protein 22 yields the protein MMSSPTDEWSQFYNPNRSMFVAGGNNQSDATVVTTTVTTPSNEGRVSRPVRRRSRASRRTPTTLLNTDTSNFRAMVQQFTGAPTAPFGGSGELLNVPATFSFTPGQRQTQVNPSADFHFQYQYQQPSQGSSYMFPQATDQNISHGGDHLFFQRLGNPRPLEAVDQGFMMEGISSQAAAAAAAAPPPSAASNENRSNSFLF from the coding sequence ATGATGTCTAGTCCAACTGATGAATGGAGCCAATTCTATAATCCTAACCGTAGCATGTTTGTGGCCGGAGGTAACAACCAGTCAGACGCCACCGTCGTCACAACCACCGTCACCACCCCATCAAACGAAGGGCGTGTGTCTAGGCCGGTGCGGAGACGGTCGAGAGCATCAAGAAGAACGCCCACAACTTTACTGAATACAGACACTTCGAATTTCCGAGCAATGGTACAGCAGTTCACCGGTGCACCTACCGCTCCTTTTGGTGGTTCCGGTGAACTGCTGAATGTGCCGGCCACTTTCAGTTTCACACCCGGTCAGCGACAAACACAAGTGAACCCTAGTGCAGACTTTCATTTCCAGTATCAGTACCAGCAGCCAAGCCAAGGATCTAGTTACATGTTCCCACAGGCTACTGATCAGAATATTAGTCATGGTGGTGATCATTTGTTTTTTCAAAGACTTGGAAACCCTAGGCCTTTGGAAGCTGTAGATCAGGGGTTCATGATGGAGGGTATTTCCTCAcaggcggcggcggcggcggcggctgCTCCGCCTCCATCGGCTGCGTCTAATGAGAACAGAAGCAACAGTTTCTTGTTTTGA
- the LOC126681854 gene encoding uncharacterized protein LOC126681854, which produces MGNGARTEFWYDPWIQRSTMMETFPRVKIRDTDIPRNTKNYKISPNIEDKIDWKVMNHDKFSVSKTWNVYKEHHSCPPWIKILWGKNSIPRHNFILWLALKRRLRTKDKLKNWGITPYNDCVQCTNGIETIEHCFFECDMAVEVWRIFLPICRTTEKIETWRRMVSWFCRKATGKNILANIRRVTFASVVYALWNVRNRKFFLKETSYSSTIVRRIRNILLDKFNGYSTSATLNEILRCIQQFCFLGPEAFVLGLFFSGFLSALRSIQKGEAEGLLLPFAENEIYAALFACTRKKAPGPDTFIEFFDDFHRVNTLPQGMNTYFMVLVPKVVGSANIKYYRPISLGNAFFNFLFETLSLRWAPILSKVISDSHHAF; this is translated from the exons ATGGGCAATGGAGCTAGAACTGAGTTCTGGTATGATCCTTGGATCCAGAGGAGCACTATGATGGAGACTTTTCCCAGGGTTAAAATCAGAGATACTGACATCCCCAGAAACACCAAA AATTACAAGATAAGTCCTAATATTGAAGATAAAATTGATTGGAAGGTCATGAATCATGATAAGTTTTCAGTGAGCAAAACTTGGAATGTCTACAAAGAGCATCATTCTTGCCCTCCTTGGATTAAAATATTGTGGGGGAAGAACTCTATTCCCAGGCACAACTTTATTCTCTGGCTGGCTCTGAAGAGAAGATTGAGAACTAAAGACAAGCTGAAAAACTGGGGAATCACCCCTTATAATGATTGTGTCCAATGTACTAATGGGATTGAAACTATTGAGCACTGTTTTTTTGAGTGTGACATGGCAGTTGAAGTTTGGAGGATTTTCTTACCCATCTGCAGAACTACCGAGAAGATTGAGACTTGGAGAAGGATGGTTAGTTGGTTCTGCAGGAAAGCAACTGGTAAAAACATTTTGGCTAACATCAGAAGAGTGACATTTGCTTCTGTGGTTTATGCTTTGTGGAATGTCAGGAATAggaaattttttttgaaagaaactAGTTATAGTAGTACTATTGTGAGAAGAATCAGAAATATCCTGTTGGACAAGTTCAATGGCTATAGCACCAGCGCCACCTTGAATGAAATCCTTAGATGTATTCAGCAGTT CTGTTTTCTTGGTCCTGAGGCTTTTGTATTAGGACTTTTCTTTTCTGGTTTTCTG TCTGCTTTGAGGTCTATTCAAA AGGGTGAGGCTGAAGGTTTACTGCTGCCTTTTGCTGAAAATGAGATTTATGCAGCTCTATTTGCTTGTACTAGGAAGAAGGCTCCAGGACCAGAC ACTTTTATTGAATTCTTTGATGATTTTCACAGAGTTAATACTTTACCTCAAGGTATGAATACATATTTTATGGTACTTGTCCCTAAGGTGGTAGGATCTGCAAACATCAAATACTACAGACCAATTAGTTTGGGAAATGCCttctttaattttctatttgaaaCTTTATCCTTGAGATGGGCGCCCATCCTGTCTAAGGTTATTTCAGATAGTCATCATGCTTTTTGA